A window from Gorilla gorilla gorilla isolate KB3781 chromosome 21, NHGRI_mGorGor1-v2.1_pri, whole genome shotgun sequence encodes these proteins:
- the SLC4A11 gene encoding solute carrier family 4 member 11 isoform X11, with product MAATTRRVFHLQPCENSPTMSQNGYFEDSTGSLGYYKCDTDDTFEAREETLGDEAFDTANSSIVSGESIRFFVNVNLEMQATNSENEATSGGCVLLHTSRKYLKLKNFKEEIRAHRDLDGFLAQASIVLNETATSLDNVLRTMLRRFAQDPDNNEPNCNLDLLMAMLFTDAGAPMQGKVHLLSDTIQGVTATVTGVRYQQSWLCIICTMKALQKRHVCISRLVRPQNWGENSCEVRFVILVLAPPKMKSTKTAMEVARTFATMFSDIAFRQKLLETRTEEEFKEALVHQRQLLTVVSHGPVAPRMKERSTVSLPAHRHPEPPKCKDFVPFGKGIREDIARRFPLYPLDFTDGIIGKNKAVGKYITTTLFLYFACLLPTIAFGSLNDENTDGAIDVQKTIAGQSIGGLLYALFSGQPLVILLTTAPLALYIQVIRVICDDYDLDFNSFYAWTGLWNSFFLALYAFFNLSLVMSLFKRSTEEIIALFISITFVLDAVKGMVKIFWKYYYGHYLDDYHTERTSSLVSLSGLGASLNASLHTALNASFLASPTELPSATHSGQATAVLSLLIMLGTLWLGYTLYQFKKSPYLHPCVREILSDCALPIAVLAFSLISSHGFREIEMSKFRYNPSESPFAMAQIQSLSLRAISGAMGLGFLLSMLFFIEQNLVAALVNAPENRLVKGTAYHWDLLLLAIINTGLSLFGLPWIHAAYPHSPLHVRALALVEERVENGHIYDTIVNVKETRLTSLGASVLVGLSLLLLPVPLQWIPKPVLYGLFLYIALTSLDGNQLVQRVALLLKEQTAYPPTHYIRRVPQRKIHYFTGLQVLQLLLLCAFGMSSLPYMKMIFPLIMIAMIPIRYILLPRIIEAKYLDVMDAEHRP from the exons ATGGCCGCGACCACCAGGCGCGTGTTCCATCTGCAGCCGTGCG AAAACTCTCCCACCATGTCGCAGAATGGATACTTTGAGGATTCAA CTGGGTCTCTAGGCTACTACAAGTGTGACACAGATGACACCTTCGAAGCCCGAGAGGAGACCCTGGGGGATGAGGCCTTCGACACTGCCAACTCCTCCATCGTGTCTGGCGAGAGTATCCGTTTTTTTGTCAATGTCAACCTTGAGATGCAGGCCACCAACTCTG AGAATGAAGCGACTTCCGGTGGCTGTGTGCTCCTGCACACCTCCCGAAAG TACCTGAAGTTAAAGAACTTCAAGGAAGAGATCCGTGCGCACCGCGACCTAGATGGCTTCCTGGCGCAGGCCAGCATCGTCCTGAACGAGACGGCCACCTCCCTGGATAACGTGCTGCGGACCATGCTTCGCCGCTTCGCCCAGGACCCTGACAACAATGAGCCCAACTGCAACCTGGACCTGCTCATGGCCATGCTCTTCACCGATGCCGGGGCACCCATGCAGGGTAAAG TCCACCTGCTGTCAGATACCATCCAAGGGGTCACCGCCACAGTGACAGGGGTGCGGTACCAGCAGTCGTGGCTCTGCATCAT CTGTACCATGAAGGCCCTACAGAAGCGGCACGTGTGCATCAGCCGCCTGGTTCGCCCACAGAACTGGGGGGAGAATTCCTGCGAGGTTCGGTTCGTCATCCTGGTGCTGGCCCCACCCAAGATG AAAAGCACTAAGACTGCGATGGAGGTGGCGCGCACCTTTGCCACCATGTTCTCGGATATCGCCTTCCGCCAGAAGCTCCTGGAGACCCGCACAGAGGAGGAATTCAAGGAGGCCTTGGTGCATCAGAGACAGCTGCTCACCGTGGTGAGCCACGGTCCAGTGGCGCCGAGAATGAAGGAACGCAGCACAGTCTCCCTCCCTGCCCACAGACACCCAGAG CCCCCAAAGTGCAAGGACTTTGTCCCTTTTGGGAAGGGCATCCGGGAGGACATCGCACGCAGGTTCCCCTTGTACCCCTTGGACTTCACTGATG GCATTATTGGGAAAAACAAGGCTGTGGGCAAATACATCACCACCACCCTGTTCCTCTACTTCGCCTGCCTCCTGCCCACCATCGCTTTCGGGTCTCTCAATGACGAGAACACAGACGGAGCCATCG ACGTGCAGAAGACCATAGCCGGGCAGAGCATCGGGGGCCTGCTCTACGCGCTCTTCTCTGGGCAGCCATTGGTGATTCTGCTGACCACCGCGCCCCTGGCGCTCTACATCCAGG TGATTCGTGTCATCTGTGATGACTATGACCTGGACTTCAACTCCTTCTACGCATGGACGGGCCTGTGGAATAGTTTCTTCCTTGCGCTTTATGCCTTTTTCAACCTCAGCCTGGTCATGAGTCTCTTCAAGAG GTCGACGGAGGAGATCATCGCCCTCTTCATTTCCATCACGTTTGTGCTGGATGCTGTCAAGGGCATGGTTAAAA TCTTCTGGAAGTACTACTATGGGCATTACTTGGACGACTATCACACAGAAAGGACTTCATCCCTTGTCAGCCTGTCAGGCCTCGGCGCCAGCCTCAACGCCAGCCTCCACACTGCCCTCAACGCCAGCTTCCTGGCCAGCCCCACGGAGCTGCCCTCGGCCACACACTCAGGCCAGGCGACCGCCGTGCTCAGCCTCCTCATCATGCTGGGCACGCTCTGGCTGGGCTACACCCTCTACCAATTCAAGAAGAG CCCCTACCTGCACCCCTGCGTGCGAGAGATCCTGTCTGACTGTGCCCTGCCCATCGCGGTGCTCGCCTTCTCCCTCATCAGCTCCCATGGCTTCCGGGAAATCGAGA TGAGCAAGTTCCGCTACAACCCCAGCGAGAGCCCCTTTGCGATGGCGCAGATCCAGTCGCTGTCCCTGAGGGCCATCAGCGGTGCCATGGGCCTCGGCTTCCTGCTGTCCATGCTCTTCTTCATCGAGCAGAACTTGGTGGCCGCCTTGGTGAATGCGCCGGAGAACAG GCTGGTGAAGGGCACTGCCTACCACTGGGACCTCCTGCTCCTCGCCATCATCAACACAGGGCTGTCTCTGTTTGGGCTGCCTTGGATCCATGCCGCCTACCCCCACTCCCCGCTGCACGTGCGAGCCCTGGCCTTAGTGGAGGAGCGTGTGGAGAACGGACACATCTATGACAC GATTGTGAACGTGAAGGAGACGCGGCTGACCTCGCTGGGCGCCAGCGTCCTGGTGGGCCTGTCCCTGTTGCTGCTGCCGGTCCCGCTTCAGTGGATCCCCAAGCCCGTGCTCTATGGCCTCTTCCTCTACATCGCGCTCACCTCCCTCGATGGCAACCAGCTCGTCCAGCGCGTGGCCCTGCTGCTCAAGGAGCAG ACTGCGTACCCCCCGACACACTACATCCGGAGGGTGCCCCAGAGGAAGATCCACTACTTCACGGGCCTGCAGGTGcttcagctgctgctgctgtgtgcCTTCGGCATGAGCTCCCTGCCCTACATGAAGATGATCTTTCCTCTCATCATGATCGCCATGATCCCCATCCG ctATATCCTGCTGCCCCGAATCATTGAAGCCAAGTACTTGGATGTCATGGATGCTGAGCACAGGCCTTGA
- the SLC4A11 gene encoding solute carrier family 4 member 11 isoform X12: MSQNGYFEDSTGSLGYYKCDTDDTFEAREETLGDEAFDTANSSIVSGESIRFFVNVNLEMQATNSAENEATSGGCVLLHTSRKYLKLKNFKEEIRAHRDLDGFLAQASIVLNETATSLDNVLRTMLRRFAQDPDNNEPNCNLDLLMAMLFTDAGAPMQGKVHLLSDTIQGVTATVTGVRYQQSWLCIICTMKALQKRHVCISRLVRPQNWGENSCEVRFVILVLAPPKMKSTKTAMEVARTFATMFSDIAFRQKLLETRTEEEFKEALVHQRQLLTVVSHGPVAPRMKERSTVSLPAHRHPEPPKCKDFVPFGKGIREDIARRFPLYPLDFTDGIIGKNKAVGKYITTTLFLYFACLLPTIAFGSLNDENTDGAIDVQKTIAGQSIGGLLYALFSGQPLVILLTTAPLALYIQVIRVICDDYDLDFNSFYAWTGLWNSFFLALYAFFNLSLVMSLFKRSTEEIIALFISITFVLDAVKGMVKIFWKYYYGHYLDDYHTERTSSLVSLSGLGASLNASLHTALNASFLASPTELPSATHSGQATAVLSLLIMLGTLWLGYTLYQFKKSPYLHPCVREILSDCALPIAVLAFSLISSHGFREIEMSKFRYNPSESPFAMAQIQSLSLRAISGAMGLGFLLSMLFFIEQNLVAALVNAPENRLVKGTAYHWDLLLLAIINTGLSLFGLPWIHAAYPHSPLHVRALALVEERVENGHIYDTIVNVKETRLTSLGASVLVGLSLLLLPVPLQWIPKPVLYGLFLYIALTSLDGNQLVQRVALLLKEQTAYPPTHYIRRVPQRKIHYFTGLQVLQLLLLCAFGMSSLPYMKMIFPLIMIAMIPIRYILLPRIIEAKYLDVMDAEHRP; the protein is encoded by the exons ATGTCGCAGAATGGATACTTTGAGGATTCAA CTGGGTCTCTAGGCTACTACAAGTGTGACACAGATGACACCTTCGAAGCCCGAGAGGAGACCCTGGGGGATGAGGCCTTCGACACTGCCAACTCCTCCATCGTGTCTGGCGAGAGTATCCGTTTTTTTGTCAATGTCAACCTTGAGATGCAGGCCACCAACTCTG CAGAGAATGAAGCGACTTCCGGTGGCTGTGTGCTCCTGCACACCTCCCGAAAG TACCTGAAGTTAAAGAACTTCAAGGAAGAGATCCGTGCGCACCGCGACCTAGATGGCTTCCTGGCGCAGGCCAGCATCGTCCTGAACGAGACGGCCACCTCCCTGGATAACGTGCTGCGGACCATGCTTCGCCGCTTCGCCCAGGACCCTGACAACAATGAGCCCAACTGCAACCTGGACCTGCTCATGGCCATGCTCTTCACCGATGCCGGGGCACCCATGCAGGGTAAAG TCCACCTGCTGTCAGATACCATCCAAGGGGTCACCGCCACAGTGACAGGGGTGCGGTACCAGCAGTCGTGGCTCTGCATCAT CTGTACCATGAAGGCCCTACAGAAGCGGCACGTGTGCATCAGCCGCCTGGTTCGCCCACAGAACTGGGGGGAGAATTCCTGCGAGGTTCGGTTCGTCATCCTGGTGCTGGCCCCACCCAAGATG AAAAGCACTAAGACTGCGATGGAGGTGGCGCGCACCTTTGCCACCATGTTCTCGGATATCGCCTTCCGCCAGAAGCTCCTGGAGACCCGCACAGAGGAGGAATTCAAGGAGGCCTTGGTGCATCAGAGACAGCTGCTCACCGTGGTGAGCCACGGTCCAGTGGCGCCGAGAATGAAGGAACGCAGCACAGTCTCCCTCCCTGCCCACAGACACCCAGAG CCCCCAAAGTGCAAGGACTTTGTCCCTTTTGGGAAGGGCATCCGGGAGGACATCGCACGCAGGTTCCCCTTGTACCCCTTGGACTTCACTGATG GCATTATTGGGAAAAACAAGGCTGTGGGCAAATACATCACCACCACCCTGTTCCTCTACTTCGCCTGCCTCCTGCCCACCATCGCTTTCGGGTCTCTCAATGACGAGAACACAGACGGAGCCATCG ACGTGCAGAAGACCATAGCCGGGCAGAGCATCGGGGGCCTGCTCTACGCGCTCTTCTCTGGGCAGCCATTGGTGATTCTGCTGACCACCGCGCCCCTGGCGCTCTACATCCAGG TGATTCGTGTCATCTGTGATGACTATGACCTGGACTTCAACTCCTTCTACGCATGGACGGGCCTGTGGAATAGTTTCTTCCTTGCGCTTTATGCCTTTTTCAACCTCAGCCTGGTCATGAGTCTCTTCAAGAG GTCGACGGAGGAGATCATCGCCCTCTTCATTTCCATCACGTTTGTGCTGGATGCTGTCAAGGGCATGGTTAAAA TCTTCTGGAAGTACTACTATGGGCATTACTTGGACGACTATCACACAGAAAGGACTTCATCCCTTGTCAGCCTGTCAGGCCTCGGCGCCAGCCTCAACGCCAGCCTCCACACTGCCCTCAACGCCAGCTTCCTGGCCAGCCCCACGGAGCTGCCCTCGGCCACACACTCAGGCCAGGCGACCGCCGTGCTCAGCCTCCTCATCATGCTGGGCACGCTCTGGCTGGGCTACACCCTCTACCAATTCAAGAAGAG CCCCTACCTGCACCCCTGCGTGCGAGAGATCCTGTCTGACTGTGCCCTGCCCATCGCGGTGCTCGCCTTCTCCCTCATCAGCTCCCATGGCTTCCGGGAAATCGAGA TGAGCAAGTTCCGCTACAACCCCAGCGAGAGCCCCTTTGCGATGGCGCAGATCCAGTCGCTGTCCCTGAGGGCCATCAGCGGTGCCATGGGCCTCGGCTTCCTGCTGTCCATGCTCTTCTTCATCGAGCAGAACTTGGTGGCCGCCTTGGTGAATGCGCCGGAGAACAG GCTGGTGAAGGGCACTGCCTACCACTGGGACCTCCTGCTCCTCGCCATCATCAACACAGGGCTGTCTCTGTTTGGGCTGCCTTGGATCCATGCCGCCTACCCCCACTCCCCGCTGCACGTGCGAGCCCTGGCCTTAGTGGAGGAGCGTGTGGAGAACGGACACATCTATGACAC GATTGTGAACGTGAAGGAGACGCGGCTGACCTCGCTGGGCGCCAGCGTCCTGGTGGGCCTGTCCCTGTTGCTGCTGCCGGTCCCGCTTCAGTGGATCCCCAAGCCCGTGCTCTATGGCCTCTTCCTCTACATCGCGCTCACCTCCCTCGATGGCAACCAGCTCGTCCAGCGCGTGGCCCTGCTGCTCAAGGAGCAG ACTGCGTACCCCCCGACACACTACATCCGGAGGGTGCCCCAGAGGAAGATCCACTACTTCACGGGCCTGCAGGTGcttcagctgctgctgctgtgtgcCTTCGGCATGAGCTCCCTGCCCTACATGAAGATGATCTTTCCTCTCATCATGATCGCCATGATCCCCATCCG ctATATCCTGCTGCCCCGAATCATTGAAGCCAAGTACTTGGATGTCATGGATGCTGAGCACAGGCCTTGA
- the SLC4A11 gene encoding solute carrier family 4 member 11 isoform X1 codes for MQPRLPPRAYIHILRPDPRGLRVWRRFPLVHAAPPVASFLRQRGTNSRDHPGPGPGRAQPPPTHVSLRYSSHPQLFSLLDQRLCLPGGRDAVPGLETVACRPPCDPGRVTGVGGTAPAMGVYGPQDRSESEKRDVQRDPPPWHRRREGERPARARSLPLAAAGQGFLRKTWISEHENSPTMSQNGYFEDSTAGSLGYYKCDTDDTFEAREETLGDEAFDTANSSIVSGESIRFFVNVNLEMQATNSAENEATSGGCVLLHTSRKYLKLKNFKEEIRAHRDLDGFLAQASIVLNETATSLDNVLRTMLRRFAQDPDNNEPNCNLDLLMAMLFTDAGAPMQGKVHLLSDTIQGVTATVTGVRYQQSWLCIICTMKALQKRHVCISRLVRPQNWGENSCEVRFVILVLAPPKMKSTKTAMEVARTFATMFSDIAFRQKLLETRTEEEFKEALVHQRQLLTVVSHGPVAPRMKERSTVSLPAHRHPEPPKCKDFVPFGKGIREDIARRFPLYPLDFTDGIIGKNKAVGKYITTTLFLYFACLLPTIAFGSLNDENTDGAIDVQKTIAGQSIGGLLYALFSGQPLVILLTTAPLALYIQVIRVICDDYDLDFNSFYAWTGLWNSFFLALYAFFNLSLVMSLFKRSTEEIIALFISITFVLDAVKGMVKIFWKYYYGHYLDDYHTERTSSLVSLSGLGASLNASLHTALNASFLASPTELPSATHSGQATAVLSLLIMLGTLWLGYTLYQFKKSPYLHPCVREILSDCALPIAVLAFSLISSHGFREIEMSKFRYNPSESPFAMAQIQSLSLRAISGAMGLGFLLSMLFFIEQNLVAALVNAPENRLVKGTAYHWDLLLLAIINTGLSLFGLPWIHAAYPHSPLHVRALALVEERVENGHIYDTIVNVKETRLTSLGASVLVGLSLLLLPVPLQWIPKPVLYGLFLYIALTSLDGNQLVQRVALLLKEQTAYPPTHYIRRVPQRKIHYFTGLQVLQLLLLCAFGMSSLPYMKMIFPLIMIAMIPIRYILLPRIIEAKYLDVMDAEHRP; via the exons ATGCAGCCCCGGCTCCCGCCCCGCGCCTACATTCACATCCTGCGCCCCGACCCCCGGGGTCTCCGAGTCTGGAGGCGCTTTCCTCTCGTGCACGCGGCCCCTCCTGTCGCTTCCTTCCTCCGACAGCGAGGCACAAACAGCCGGGACCATCCGGGGCCCGGCCCAGGGAGGGCGCAGCCTCCCCCGACCCATGTGTCCCTCAGATACTCCTCCCACCCCCAATTGTTCTCCCTTTTGGACCAACGGCTCTGCCTTCCAGGCGGCCGGGACGCGGTCCCAGGACTGGAGACCGTTGCCTGTCGGCCCCCGTGTGACCCGGGGCGCGTGACGGGGGTCGGGGGAACTGCGCCTGCAATGGGCGTTTATGGCCCCCAGGACCGGTCTGAGAGTGAGAAGAGGGATGTGCAGAGAGATCCCCCGCCTTGGCATcggaggagagagggggagaggcccGCTCGGGCCCGGTCCCTTCCTCTCGCTGCAGCGGGGCAGGGTTTTCTCAGGAAAACCTGGATTAGcgaacatg AAAACTCTCCCACCATGTCGCAGAATGGATACTTTGAGGATTCAA CAGCTGGGTCTCTAGGCTACTACAAGTGTGACACAGATGACACCTTCGAAGCCCGAGAGGAGACCCTGGGGGATGAGGCCTTCGACACTGCCAACTCCTCCATCGTGTCTGGCGAGAGTATCCGTTTTTTTGTCAATGTCAACCTTGAGATGCAGGCCACCAACTCTG CAGAGAATGAAGCGACTTCCGGTGGCTGTGTGCTCCTGCACACCTCCCGAAAG TACCTGAAGTTAAAGAACTTCAAGGAAGAGATCCGTGCGCACCGCGACCTAGATGGCTTCCTGGCGCAGGCCAGCATCGTCCTGAACGAGACGGCCACCTCCCTGGATAACGTGCTGCGGACCATGCTTCGCCGCTTCGCCCAGGACCCTGACAACAATGAGCCCAACTGCAACCTGGACCTGCTCATGGCCATGCTCTTCACCGATGCCGGGGCACCCATGCAGGGTAAAG TCCACCTGCTGTCAGATACCATCCAAGGGGTCACCGCCACAGTGACAGGGGTGCGGTACCAGCAGTCGTGGCTCTGCATCAT CTGTACCATGAAGGCCCTACAGAAGCGGCACGTGTGCATCAGCCGCCTGGTTCGCCCACAGAACTGGGGGGAGAATTCCTGCGAGGTTCGGTTCGTCATCCTGGTGCTGGCCCCACCCAAGATG AAAAGCACTAAGACTGCGATGGAGGTGGCGCGCACCTTTGCCACCATGTTCTCGGATATCGCCTTCCGCCAGAAGCTCCTGGAGACCCGCACAGAGGAGGAATTCAAGGAGGCCTTGGTGCATCAGAGACAGCTGCTCACCGTGGTGAGCCACGGTCCAGTGGCGCCGAGAATGAAGGAACGCAGCACAGTCTCCCTCCCTGCCCACAGACACCCAGAG CCCCCAAAGTGCAAGGACTTTGTCCCTTTTGGGAAGGGCATCCGGGAGGACATCGCACGCAGGTTCCCCTTGTACCCCTTGGACTTCACTGATG GCATTATTGGGAAAAACAAGGCTGTGGGCAAATACATCACCACCACCCTGTTCCTCTACTTCGCCTGCCTCCTGCCCACCATCGCTTTCGGGTCTCTCAATGACGAGAACACAGACGGAGCCATCG ACGTGCAGAAGACCATAGCCGGGCAGAGCATCGGGGGCCTGCTCTACGCGCTCTTCTCTGGGCAGCCATTGGTGATTCTGCTGACCACCGCGCCCCTGGCGCTCTACATCCAGG TGATTCGTGTCATCTGTGATGACTATGACCTGGACTTCAACTCCTTCTACGCATGGACGGGCCTGTGGAATAGTTTCTTCCTTGCGCTTTATGCCTTTTTCAACCTCAGCCTGGTCATGAGTCTCTTCAAGAG GTCGACGGAGGAGATCATCGCCCTCTTCATTTCCATCACGTTTGTGCTGGATGCTGTCAAGGGCATGGTTAAAA TCTTCTGGAAGTACTACTATGGGCATTACTTGGACGACTATCACACAGAAAGGACTTCATCCCTTGTCAGCCTGTCAGGCCTCGGCGCCAGCCTCAACGCCAGCCTCCACACTGCCCTCAACGCCAGCTTCCTGGCCAGCCCCACGGAGCTGCCCTCGGCCACACACTCAGGCCAGGCGACCGCCGTGCTCAGCCTCCTCATCATGCTGGGCACGCTCTGGCTGGGCTACACCCTCTACCAATTCAAGAAGAG CCCCTACCTGCACCCCTGCGTGCGAGAGATCCTGTCTGACTGTGCCCTGCCCATCGCGGTGCTCGCCTTCTCCCTCATCAGCTCCCATGGCTTCCGGGAAATCGAGA TGAGCAAGTTCCGCTACAACCCCAGCGAGAGCCCCTTTGCGATGGCGCAGATCCAGTCGCTGTCCCTGAGGGCCATCAGCGGTGCCATGGGCCTCGGCTTCCTGCTGTCCATGCTCTTCTTCATCGAGCAGAACTTGGTGGCCGCCTTGGTGAATGCGCCGGAGAACAG GCTGGTGAAGGGCACTGCCTACCACTGGGACCTCCTGCTCCTCGCCATCATCAACACAGGGCTGTCTCTGTTTGGGCTGCCTTGGATCCATGCCGCCTACCCCCACTCCCCGCTGCACGTGCGAGCCCTGGCCTTAGTGGAGGAGCGTGTGGAGAACGGACACATCTATGACAC GATTGTGAACGTGAAGGAGACGCGGCTGACCTCGCTGGGCGCCAGCGTCCTGGTGGGCCTGTCCCTGTTGCTGCTGCCGGTCCCGCTTCAGTGGATCCCCAAGCCCGTGCTCTATGGCCTCTTCCTCTACATCGCGCTCACCTCCCTCGATGGCAACCAGCTCGTCCAGCGCGTGGCCCTGCTGCTCAAGGAGCAG ACTGCGTACCCCCCGACACACTACATCCGGAGGGTGCCCCAGAGGAAGATCCACTACTTCACGGGCCTGCAGGTGcttcagctgctgctgctgtgtgcCTTCGGCATGAGCTCCCTGCCCTACATGAAGATGATCTTTCCTCTCATCATGATCGCCATGATCCCCATCCG ctATATCCTGCTGCCCCGAATCATTGAAGCCAAGTACTTGGATGTCATGGATGCTGAGCACAGGCCTTGA
- the SLC4A11 gene encoding solute carrier family 4 member 11 isoform X15: protein MAATTRRVFHLQPCENSPTMSQNGYFEDSTGSLGYYKCDTDDTFEAREETLGDEAFDTANSSIVSGESIRFFVNVNLEMQATNSAENEATSGGCVLLHTSRKYLKLKNFKEEIRAHRDLDGFLAQASIVLNETATSLDNVLRTMLRRFAQDPDNNEPNCNLDLLMAMLFTDAGAPMQGKVHLLSDTIQGVTATVTGVRYQQSWLCIICTMKALQKRHVCISRLVRPQNWGENSCEVRFVILVLAPPKMKSTKTAMEVARTFATMFSDIAFRQKLLETRTEEEFKEALVHQRQLLTVVSHGPVAPRMKERSTVSLPAHRHPEPPKCKDFVPFGKGIREDIARRFPLYPLDFTDGIIGKNKAVGKYITTTLFLYFACLLPTIAFGSLNDENTDGAIVIRVICDDYDLDFNSFYAWTGLWNSFFLALYAFFNLSLVMSLFKRSTEEIIALFISITFVLDAVKGMVKIFWKYYYGHYLDDYHTERTSSLVSLSGLGASLNASLHTALNASFLASPTELPSATHSGQATAVLSLLIMLGTLWLGYTLYQFKKSPYLHPCVREILSDCALPIAVLAFSLISSHGFREIEMSKFRYNPSESPFAMAQIQSLSLRAISGAMGLGFLLSMLFFIEQNLVAALVNAPENRLVKGTAYHWDLLLLAIINTGLSLFGLPWIHAAYPHSPLHVRALALVEERVENGHIYDTIVNVKETRLTSLGASVLVGLSLLLLPVPLQWIPKPVLYGLFLYIALTSLDGNQLVQRVALLLKEQTAYPPTHYIRRVPQRKIHYFTGLQVLQLLLLCAFGMSSLPYMKMIFPLIMIAMIPIRYILLPRIIEAKYLDVMDAEHRP from the exons ATGGCCGCGACCACCAGGCGCGTGTTCCATCTGCAGCCGTGCG AAAACTCTCCCACCATGTCGCAGAATGGATACTTTGAGGATTCAA CTGGGTCTCTAGGCTACTACAAGTGTGACACAGATGACACCTTCGAAGCCCGAGAGGAGACCCTGGGGGATGAGGCCTTCGACACTGCCAACTCCTCCATCGTGTCTGGCGAGAGTATCCGTTTTTTTGTCAATGTCAACCTTGAGATGCAGGCCACCAACTCTG CAGAGAATGAAGCGACTTCCGGTGGCTGTGTGCTCCTGCACACCTCCCGAAAG TACCTGAAGTTAAAGAACTTCAAGGAAGAGATCCGTGCGCACCGCGACCTAGATGGCTTCCTGGCGCAGGCCAGCATCGTCCTGAACGAGACGGCCACCTCCCTGGATAACGTGCTGCGGACCATGCTTCGCCGCTTCGCCCAGGACCCTGACAACAATGAGCCCAACTGCAACCTGGACCTGCTCATGGCCATGCTCTTCACCGATGCCGGGGCACCCATGCAGGGTAAAG TCCACCTGCTGTCAGATACCATCCAAGGGGTCACCGCCACAGTGACAGGGGTGCGGTACCAGCAGTCGTGGCTCTGCATCAT CTGTACCATGAAGGCCCTACAGAAGCGGCACGTGTGCATCAGCCGCCTGGTTCGCCCACAGAACTGGGGGGAGAATTCCTGCGAGGTTCGGTTCGTCATCCTGGTGCTGGCCCCACCCAAGATG AAAAGCACTAAGACTGCGATGGAGGTGGCGCGCACCTTTGCCACCATGTTCTCGGATATCGCCTTCCGCCAGAAGCTCCTGGAGACCCGCACAGAGGAGGAATTCAAGGAGGCCTTGGTGCATCAGAGACAGCTGCTCACCGTGGTGAGCCACGGTCCAGTGGCGCCGAGAATGAAGGAACGCAGCACAGTCTCCCTCCCTGCCCACAGACACCCAGAG CCCCCAAAGTGCAAGGACTTTGTCCCTTTTGGGAAGGGCATCCGGGAGGACATCGCACGCAGGTTCCCCTTGTACCCCTTGGACTTCACTGATG GCATTATTGGGAAAAACAAGGCTGTGGGCAAATACATCACCACCACCCTGTTCCTCTACTTCGCCTGCCTCCTGCCCACCATCGCTTTCGGGTCTCTCAATGACGAGAACACAGACGGAGCCATCG TGATTCGTGTCATCTGTGATGACTATGACCTGGACTTCAACTCCTTCTACGCATGGACGGGCCTGTGGAATAGTTTCTTCCTTGCGCTTTATGCCTTTTTCAACCTCAGCCTGGTCATGAGTCTCTTCAAGAG GTCGACGGAGGAGATCATCGCCCTCTTCATTTCCATCACGTTTGTGCTGGATGCTGTCAAGGGCATGGTTAAAA TCTTCTGGAAGTACTACTATGGGCATTACTTGGACGACTATCACACAGAAAGGACTTCATCCCTTGTCAGCCTGTCAGGCCTCGGCGCCAGCCTCAACGCCAGCCTCCACACTGCCCTCAACGCCAGCTTCCTGGCCAGCCCCACGGAGCTGCCCTCGGCCACACACTCAGGCCAGGCGACCGCCGTGCTCAGCCTCCTCATCATGCTGGGCACGCTCTGGCTGGGCTACACCCTCTACCAATTCAAGAAGAG CCCCTACCTGCACCCCTGCGTGCGAGAGATCCTGTCTGACTGTGCCCTGCCCATCGCGGTGCTCGCCTTCTCCCTCATCAGCTCCCATGGCTTCCGGGAAATCGAGA TGAGCAAGTTCCGCTACAACCCCAGCGAGAGCCCCTTTGCGATGGCGCAGATCCAGTCGCTGTCCCTGAGGGCCATCAGCGGTGCCATGGGCCTCGGCTTCCTGCTGTCCATGCTCTTCTTCATCGAGCAGAACTTGGTGGCCGCCTTGGTGAATGCGCCGGAGAACAG GCTGGTGAAGGGCACTGCCTACCACTGGGACCTCCTGCTCCTCGCCATCATCAACACAGGGCTGTCTCTGTTTGGGCTGCCTTGGATCCATGCCGCCTACCCCCACTCCCCGCTGCACGTGCGAGCCCTGGCCTTAGTGGAGGAGCGTGTGGAGAACGGACACATCTATGACAC GATTGTGAACGTGAAGGAGACGCGGCTGACCTCGCTGGGCGCCAGCGTCCTGGTGGGCCTGTCCCTGTTGCTGCTGCCGGTCCCGCTTCAGTGGATCCCCAAGCCCGTGCTCTATGGCCTCTTCCTCTACATCGCGCTCACCTCCCTCGATGGCAACCAGCTCGTCCAGCGCGTGGCCCTGCTGCTCAAGGAGCAG ACTGCGTACCCCCCGACACACTACATCCGGAGGGTGCCCCAGAGGAAGATCCACTACTTCACGGGCCTGCAGGTGcttcagctgctgctgctgtgtgcCTTCGGCATGAGCTCCCTGCCCTACATGAAGATGATCTTTCCTCTCATCATGATCGCCATGATCCCCATCCG ctATATCCTGCTGCCCCGAATCATTGAAGCCAAGTACTTGGATGTCATGGATGCTGAGCACAGGCCTTGA